Proteins from one Xenorhabdus griffiniae genomic window:
- a CDS encoding GNAT family N-acetyltransferase, with protein sequence MIKSNLTFSPIPTFTIMQLDSINTRQDELIHLLHNCVESNASIGFIAPLEENEAEQYWQDVEADLISGHRVLLVALEGENIAGSVQLSLCKKKNGLHRADVEKLMVHTAYRQRGLGRKLMNELERLAKQYQRHLLVLDTRTHDPASILYRKCGFIEVGQIPNFVIDSNGEFSGTTYFYKWIEDVL encoded by the coding sequence ATGATTAAATCTAACCTCACATTCAGTCCAATACCGACATTCACTATCATGCAACTAGATTCCATCAATACACGGCAAGATGAGCTGATTCATTTACTCCATAACTGTGTCGAAAGTAATGCCTCTATCGGCTTTATTGCGCCATTGGAAGAAAACGAAGCAGAGCAATATTGGCAAGATGTTGAAGCTGATCTTATATCAGGTCATCGAGTGCTCCTTGTCGCGCTGGAAGGTGAAAATATCGCAGGTTCAGTGCAACTTTCCCTCTGCAAGAAAAAGAATGGACTGCACCGTGCCGACGTGGAAAAACTGATGGTCCATACCGCTTACCGCCAGCGTGGGCTTGGTAGAAAGTTGATGAATGAACTTGAGCGCCTGGCGAAACAATATCAACGTCATTTACTGGTATTGGATACGCGCACTCACGATCCAGCGTCTATACTGTACCGAAAATGTGGTTTTATTGAAGTCGGGCAGATCCCCAATTTTGTCATCGATTCCAACGGAGAATTTTCAGGGACAACGTATTTTTATAAGTGGATTGAAGATGTTCTGTAA
- the tkt gene encoding transketolase has product MTTRKTLANAIRFLSMDAVQKAKSGHPGAPMGMADIAEVLWRDYLNHNPSNPGWVDRDRFVLSNGHGSMLIYSLLHLTGYDVSIDDLKNFRQLHSKTPGHPEYGYTPGVETTTGPLGQGIANAVGFAIAERTLAAQFNRPDHDIVDHHTYVFMGDGCMMEGISHEVCSLAGTLKLGKLIAFYDDNGISIDGEVEGWFTDDTAARFEAYGWHVIRGVDGHDPDAIAAAIDAARKETNKPSLLMCKTIIGFGSPNKAGKEECHGAPLGDAEIEATRKALGWEHPAFEIPQDIYAGWNAQEAGKVKEATWEEKFAAYAQAYPELAAEFNRRTSGDLPANWEAESKAFIEKLQQNPASIASRKASQNALEAFGKVLPEFMGGSADLAPSNLTMWSGSKPLNEVQDGNYIHYGVREFGMSAIMNGIALHGGFVPYGATFLMFVEYARNAVRMAALMKVRSIFVYTHDSIGLGEDGPTHQPVEQIASLRVTPNMSTWRPCDQVESAVAWKYAIERKDGPTSLIFSRQNLAQQERTAEQLANIEKGAYILKDCAGQPELILIATGSEVELAVKAAEQLTAEGRQVRVVSMPSTDAFDKQDAAYREAVLPAAVSARVAIEAGISDYWFKYVGINGAIVGMNTFGESAPADVLFKEFGFTVENVVAKATALLK; this is encoded by the coding sequence ATGACCACTCGTAAAACCCTTGCTAATGCTATCCGCTTTTTGAGCATGGACGCGGTGCAGAAAGCAAAATCAGGGCATCCTGGCGCACCAATGGGAATGGCTGACATTGCCGAAGTGCTATGGCGTGATTATCTGAACCATAACCCCTCTAATCCTGGCTGGGTTGATCGTGACCGTTTCGTGTTATCCAATGGCCACGGCTCCATGCTGATATACAGCCTTCTGCACCTGACGGGTTATGATGTTTCGATTGACGATTTGAAAAATTTCCGTCAACTACACTCTAAAACTCCAGGCCATCCAGAATATGGCTATACTCCGGGCGTAGAAACCACAACTGGCCCATTGGGGCAGGGTATTGCCAATGCAGTCGGTTTTGCGATTGCAGAACGCACACTGGCTGCTCAGTTCAACCGTCCAGACCATGATATCGTCGATCACCACACTTATGTGTTCATGGGTGATGGCTGTATGATGGAAGGGATCTCCCATGAAGTTTGCTCTTTGGCGGGAACACTGAAACTAGGCAAATTGATCGCGTTCTATGATGACAACGGTATTTCTATCGATGGTGAGGTAGAAGGTTGGTTCACTGATGATACCGCAGCACGCTTTGAAGCCTATGGCTGGCATGTTATCCGTGGCGTAGATGGTCATGATCCTGATGCTATTGCAGCAGCCATCGACGCAGCACGTAAAGAAACAAACAAACCATCCCTGTTGATGTGCAAAACCATCATTGGTTTTGGTTCACCAAACAAAGCAGGCAAAGAAGAATGTCACGGTGCTCCATTGGGTGATGCTGAAATTGAAGCAACCCGTAAAGCGCTGGGGTGGGAACATCCTGCGTTTGAAATTCCTCAGGACATTTACGCTGGCTGGAACGCCCAGGAAGCAGGCAAGGTTAAAGAAGCCACTTGGGAAGAGAAATTTGCTGCATATGCGCAAGCTTATCCAGAACTGGCTGCTGAATTTAACCGTCGTACCAGCGGTGATCTGCCAGCAAACTGGGAAGCGGAGTCCAAGGCATTTATTGAAAAACTGCAACAGAACCCAGCTTCTATTGCCAGCCGTAAGGCATCACAAAATGCACTAGAAGCATTCGGTAAAGTTCTGCCAGAATTTATGGGTGGTTCTGCTGACTTAGCTCCAAGTAACCTGACCATGTGGTCTGGCTCTAAACCGCTAAACGAAGTTCAGGACGGTAACTACATTCACTACGGTGTGCGTGAATTCGGTATGTCTGCCATCATGAACGGTATCGCACTGCATGGTGGTTTTGTGCCTTATGGCGCAACATTCCTGATGTTCGTGGAATATGCCCGTAACGCTGTACGCATGGCAGCCCTGATGAAAGTGCGCAGCATCTTCGTTTATACCCACGATTCCATCGGGTTGGGTGAAGATGGTCCAACTCACCAGCCAGTCGAACAAATTGCCAGTCTGCGCGTAACGCCAAATATGAGCACATGGCGTCCATGTGACCAGGTTGAATCTGCGGTTGCGTGGAAATATGCTATTGAGCGCAAAGATGGCCCTACTTCGCTGATCTTCTCCCGTCAAAATCTGGCACAGCAAGAACGTACTGCTGAACAGTTGGCGAATATCGAGAAAGGGGCTTATATCCTGAAGGATTGTGCAGGTCAGCCTGAATTGATCCTGATTGCTACGGGTTCCGAAGTGGAATTGGCGGTGAAAGCGGCTGAGCAACTGACTGCTGAAGGTCGTCAGGTTCGCGTGGTTTCTATGCCATCTACTGATGCTTTCGATAAACAAGATGCTGCATATCGTGAAGCGGTATTGCCAGCGGCAGTTTCTGCCCGTGTTGCCATCGAAGCCGGTATCTCTGATTACTGGTTCAAATATGTTGGTATCAATGGTGCTATCGTTGGTATGAATACTTTCGGTGAATCTGCACCTGCTGATGTTCTGTTCAAAGAGTTTGGTTTCACGGTTGAAAATGTAGTAGCCAAGGCAACAGCTTTGCTGAAATAA
- a CDS encoding N-acyl homoserine lactonase — MKKIIIFISLYLLGLQIAFSNVNSINTNSGYDLATELTQRYNDTRNNCGDGDHPAFLCSGIMLRGTVPSDYYYSWNPSPHSQSSGGVSFSYLRTDSKLITLDAGYTNGFIFSPYLSASAANKKHPEALCYFPINAVSADRNEKGCGTIPGFPRSAPCQQLGITTAQEWIENGSDEMGQCGFDVSIKPGANHADAFIQGVQARLQLLLAINNELILATWPQNIPNELPIEAFFYLPGGLDGAQHDQRKFYDVTGKIVPIIKIVLPDNYSQDATFTYNQEDQIIK, encoded by the coding sequence ATGAAGAAAATAATTATTTTTATTTCATTATATTTACTGGGATTACAAATAGCTTTTTCCAACGTTAATTCAATAAATACAAACTCTGGTTACGATCTTGCGACAGAATTAACGCAACGATATAACGACACTAGAAATAACTGTGGCGATGGGGACCATCCTGCATTTTTATGTTCAGGAATTATGTTAAGAGGAACAGTCCCTTCAGATTATTATTATTCTTGGAATCCAAGTCCACACTCACAAAGTAGCGGTGGTGTCTCATTTTCTTATTTGAGAACTGATTCAAAACTTATTACATTAGATGCTGGTTACACAAATGGTTTCATTTTTTCTCCTTATTTATCCGCTTCAGCAGCTAATAAAAAACACCCTGAAGCTCTTTGTTATTTCCCTATCAATGCAGTCTCTGCCGACAGAAATGAAAAAGGATGTGGTACTATTCCTGGTTTTCCCCGCAGTGCGCCTTGTCAACAACTTGGAATTACTACAGCTCAAGAGTGGATAGAAAATGGAAGCGATGAAATGGGTCAGTGTGGTTTTGATGTCAGCATTAAACCAGGGGCAAATCACGCTGATGCCTTCATACAGGGCGTTCAGGCACGTTTACAGCTCTTGCTGGCAATAAATAATGAATTAATATTGGCTACCTGGCCCCAAAATATTCCCAATGAATTACCCATTGAAGCCTTTTTTTATCTTCCAGGAGGGCTTGATGGTGCACAACATGATCAAAGGAAATTTTATGATGTCACGGGGAAAATAGTGCCGATTATAAAGATAGTTCTTCCCGATAATTATAGCCAAGATGCTACTTTTACTTATAATCAAGAGGATCAAATCATTAAATAG